From Weissella confusa, a single genomic window includes:
- a CDS encoding SHOCT domain-containing protein, with product MGLFSKKTEAEKQELLAKRAEATQKRKEDKAYIKDFPKIATTRVSDYLLWSESTDEVVINRGIMNMGTTQMFKRADIRSFEVSKDGEKSERFGLGGAAVGGLILGPIGLLGGFLLKKKKNEIRDLRVRIYTTGEQAMHDIPLISQKTKADGWIAKVANTSLDQIVEFLQKAIIELEESKSIQETAPAPQDNGSSVADELAKLKSLLDAGILTQDEFDAQKAKVLG from the coding sequence ATGGGACTATTTTCTAAGAAAACAGAAGCTGAAAAGCAAGAGCTGTTAGCCAAACGCGCTGAAGCAACTCAGAAGCGCAAAGAAGATAAAGCATACATCAAGGATTTTCCAAAGATTGCAACTACACGCGTTAGTGACTACCTTCTTTGGAGTGAGTCAACTGACGAAGTTGTTATCAATCGTGGCATCATGAATATGGGTACAACACAAATGTTCAAGCGTGCCGATATTCGTTCTTTTGAAGTCAGTAAAGATGGTGAAAAGTCTGAACGATTTGGACTAGGTGGCGCGGCAGTTGGTGGTCTTATCCTTGGACCTATTGGTCTTCTAGGTGGGTTCTTGCTTAAAAAGAAGAAAAATGAAATCAGAGATTTACGTGTACGTATCTACACAACCGGTGAACAAGCAATGCACGATATTCCCTTGATCAGCCAAAAGACCAAGGCAGATGGATGGATTGCTAAGGTAGCCAACACCTCTCTTGACCAAATCGTTGAGTTCCTTCAAAAGGCTATCATTGAGCTTGAAGAATCAAAGTCAATTCAAGAAACAGCACCAGCACCACAAGATAACGGCTCTTCAGTAGCGGACGAACTAGCAAAGTTAAAGTCACTTCTAGACGCCGGTATTCTTACTCAAGACGAATTTGATGCCCAAAAAGCCAAGGTACTTGGTTAG
- a CDS encoding TIGR02328 family protein: MSKLPRQQLLGQHRECCALRGGGWGKKHATVNYVFDHSPYKLFQYHQLVMNEMLSRGYKPNALWLDPLYRGANEAAYTSLSSEVLTSPIYPEHDNAYLKECIENLKEKGIEID, from the coding sequence ATCTCAAAACTCCCTCGTCAGCAATTACTGGGGCAACATAGAGAGTGTTGTGCACTTCGTGGCGGTGGTTGGGGTAAGAAGCATGCAACTGTAAATTACGTCTTTGACCACTCACCATACAAATTATTTCAATACCACCAACTAGTAATGAATGAGATGTTAAGTCGCGGGTATAAACCTAACGCATTGTGGTTAGACCCCTTGTACCGTGGAGCTAATGAAGCTGCTTATACTTCACTATCAAGTGAAGTTCTGACTTCGCCGATTTACCCCGAGCATGACAACGCCTATTTAAAAGAGTGTATTGAAAACTTAAAAGAAAAAGGCATTGAGATAGATTAA
- a CDS encoding ImmA/IrrE family metallo-endopeptidase: protein MMKELREYLLNLARRNDITVSNVETKDDGPDMAIPFLSMIIMNPNSSTQYAYEFRLAHELAHLLYGDTESDAVYNFSPYIMRVSERAANVQAIRMIASFWFDDVPVESRNWLDFMNYLGLQSHFEDMAREAVMQA from the coding sequence ATGATGAAAGAATTAAGAGAATATCTTCTCAACTTGGCAAGGCGGAATGATATAACTGTTTCTAATGTTGAGACAAAAGACGATGGTCCAGATATGGCAATACCATTTTTATCTATGATCATCATGAATCCGAATTCAAGTACGCAGTATGCATATGAGTTCAGATTAGCTCATGAACTAGCTCACCTGCTTTATGGTGACACGGAATCGGATGCAGTTTATAACTTTTCGCCTTACATAATGAGAGTTTCAGAACGTGCAGCCAATGTACAAGCAATACGCATGATTGCTTCATTTTGGTTTGATGATGTCCCGGTAGAAAGTAGAAATTGGCTGGACTTTATGAACTATCTTGGCTTGCAATCGCACTTTGAAGATATGGCCCGTGAAGCGGTTATGCAAGCATGA
- a CDS encoding helix-turn-helix domain-containing protein, producing the protein MTTFERIKKVANERGYSLKKLAIDAGFSENALYRYNQGVEPKYSTVAALAKVLGVSVDYLLGNTDEMHSNKKDDMPVDLEEVLAKLGPTLRFEGKELTDEQKIKLYEMAKLMLGE; encoded by the coding sequence ATGACTACGTTTGAAAGAATTAAAAAAGTTGCGAATGAACGGGGATATAGCCTTAAAAAGTTAGCTATTGACGCAGGATTCAGCGAAAACGCTCTTTATAGATACAATCAAGGGGTTGAACCAAAGTATTCAACTGTGGCTGCTCTCGCAAAAGTCCTCGGCGTATCAGTAGACTACCTATTAGGTAACACTGATGAGATGCACAGTAATAAGAAGGACGATATGCCTGTGGATCTTGAAGAAGTCTTAGCCAAGTTAGGCCCTACCCTTCGCTTTGAAGGTAAAGAACTAACTGATGAACAAAAAATCAAGTTGTACGAAATGGCTAAGTTGATGCTTGGTGAATGA
- a CDS encoding phage antirepressor KilAC domain-containing protein: protein MTNELIKVQTNQEGEQRVSARELYKELGVKTRFSLWVDQNFKMFVEGTDFEGVVVTTPYREGSDKVQTLQDYSLTTDMAKNVAMMSKTAKSQEIRDYFIAVEKEHKALMADPRIQMAMGLKSAQLMLDHKDKIIAEMTPKALFADAVSASQSSILIGELAKLLKQNGVDMGQNRLFGYLRENGYLVKRQGSDRNMPTQKSMELGLFEIKEHNHINSNGVNVTTKTPKVTGKGQQYFINKFLGETKALLEV, encoded by the coding sequence ATGACAAACGAATTGATTAAGGTTCAAACGAACCAAGAAGGTGAGCAACGGGTTAGCGCTCGTGAATTGTATAAGGAGTTGGGGGTTAAAACTCGTTTCAGCCTTTGGGTGGATCAAAACTTCAAGATGTTTGTTGAAGGAACAGATTTTGAGGGTGTAGTTGTAACTACACCCTACCGAGAAGGATCTGACAAGGTGCAAACCTTGCAAGATTATTCCTTAACAACAGATATGGCTAAGAATGTAGCGATGATGTCTAAGACAGCTAAGAGCCAAGAAATTCGAGACTACTTCATCGCAGTTGAAAAAGAACACAAGGCGTTGATGGCAGACCCGCGTATTCAAATGGCAATGGGCTTGAAGTCAGCTCAACTGATGTTAGACCACAAGGACAAGATCATCGCAGAGATGACGCCCAAGGCGTTGTTTGCTGACGCGGTATCAGCTAGTCAGTCATCAATTCTTATTGGTGAGTTGGCAAAGTTGCTTAAGCAAAACGGCGTAGATATGGGACAGAACCGTTTGTTCGGTTATCTCCGTGAAAACGGTTATCTGGTTAAGCGACAAGGTTCAGACCGGAACATGCCAACACAGAAGAGCATGGAGCTTGGCTTGTTTGAGATTAAGGAACACAACCACATCAACTCTAATGGTGTGAACGTGACTACTAAGACGCCAAAGGTGACCGGCAAGGGTCAACAATATTTCATTAACAAGTTTCTTGGTGAAACTAAGGCTTTATTGGAGGTGTAG
- a CDS encoding ERF family protein: MKELIEIQSELEVGKGQYNDFSKYSYRNAEDIEAALKPLKKKHNVSVTTTYDVVLIGDRYYIKATSTIRNENGEIESVTAFSREPDAKKGMDPSQITGSAESYAHKYALGGLFGIDDTKDADSMDNRQTGAKQQGNNQQQTQAKNPLNSKFGAVAKQYQNKHSLTEEEIYSQISNAFQTNIANFYAFNKLNDTQKNQIIDWLNQGIN; the protein is encoded by the coding sequence ATGAAAGAACTTATTGAAATTCAAAGTGAATTAGAAGTCGGAAAAGGGCAGTATAACGACTTCAGTAAGTATTCGTATCGCAATGCAGAAGACATTGAGGCGGCGCTGAAACCACTTAAGAAGAAGCATAACGTATCTGTCACGACTACATACGATGTTGTTTTGATTGGTGATAGGTACTACATCAAAGCAACCTCTACCATTAGGAACGAGAATGGTGAAATCGAGTCAGTCACGGCATTCAGTCGTGAACCGGATGCAAAGAAAGGTATGGATCCTTCCCAGATTACGGGTAGTGCAGAATCGTATGCGCATAAATACGCTTTGGGCGGGTTGTTTGGTATTGATGATACTAAGGACGCTGACAGCATGGATAACAGGCAAACTGGAGCTAAGCAACAAGGTAATAACCAGCAACAAACGCAAGCGAAGAACCCGCTTAACTCGAAGTTTGGTGCAGTGGCAAAGCAATACCAAAATAAGCACTCACTCACTGAAGAAGAGATTTATTCACAAATCAGTAATGCGTTCCAAACAAACATTGCTAACTTCTACGCATTCAACAAGCTAAATGATACGCAGAAGAATCAAATAATCGATTGGCTAAATCAGGGGATTAATTAA
- a CDS encoding putative HNHc nuclease produces MDIWGRITNISGNKVTMSVEDAQELAMLSLYTSEERPQAVISIADERSISRVQRKKAYAIIGEIAKWSGYTPEETKWWMKFYYEAETGDQHFSFADTDMTTARKFISYLLDYAVKNHIPMSKSGLAYMDDVEAYMYSSLSHRSCVVCGRPADVHHIDTVGMGNDRNLVDHREKNLIALCRVHHNEAHNIGWPAFEQKYHVKGIKLDPETLQRLRIMTFKRMEEIDNESRRTNRTAY; encoded by the coding sequence ATGGATATTTGGGGGCGTATCACTAACATCAGCGGCAATAAAGTAACAATGTCGGTGGAAGATGCGCAAGAGCTGGCTATGTTGTCACTCTACACCTCAGAAGAACGACCACAGGCAGTTATTAGCATTGCTGATGAACGCAGTATTAGTCGTGTACAACGAAAAAAAGCATATGCAATTATCGGTGAGATAGCGAAGTGGTCAGGATATACACCAGAAGAAACTAAGTGGTGGATGAAATTCTATTATGAAGCAGAAACAGGTGATCAACATTTTTCGTTTGCTGATACAGATATGACGACAGCACGGAAATTTATTTCATACCTGCTTGATTACGCAGTTAAGAACCACATACCGATGTCTAAGAGTGGTTTGGCGTATATGGACGATGTAGAAGCCTATATGTATTCATCATTGAGCCACCGAAGCTGTGTGGTGTGTGGACGCCCTGCTGATGTCCACCACATTGACACCGTTGGAATGGGTAACGACAGAAATCTGGTAGACCACAGAGAAAAGAACCTGATTGCATTATGCCGAGTTCACCACAATGAAGCACACAACATTGGGTGGCCAGCATTTGAACAGAAATATCACGTTAAGGGTATCAAGTTAGACCCTGAAACATTGCAACGTCTTAGAATTATGACGTTCAAGCGAATGGAGGAAATAGACAATGAATCACGTCGCACTAATCGGACGGCTTACTAA
- the ssb gene encoding single-stranded DNA-binding protein, translating into MNHVALIGRLTKEPEIKYTTSGTAVASGTIAVNRDFTNASGERESDFINFVIWRKAAENFVNMTAKGSQAGLEGSWQTRSYENQQGQRVYVSELAVSNFTLVETKEQTEQRKRQSMQQGNGGFNSSPAQQNNFNSQKPQQGGFTPNQMYGNDATSFNEDDLPF; encoded by the coding sequence ATGAATCACGTCGCACTAATCGGACGGCTTACTAAGGAGCCTGAAATTAAGTACACAACGTCGGGTACAGCAGTTGCGTCAGGAACCATCGCAGTAAATCGAGATTTCACTAATGCAAGCGGAGAGCGTGAGAGTGACTTCATCAACTTTGTGATTTGGCGCAAGGCTGCCGAGAATTTTGTCAATATGACGGCTAAGGGGTCACAGGCTGGCTTGGAAGGCTCGTGGCAAACACGAAGCTATGAGAACCAACAAGGACAGCGTGTATACGTTTCTGAACTAGCAGTAAGTAACTTTACTTTAGTTGAAACAAAAGAGCAGACAGAGCAACGCAAGAGGCAATCAATGCAACAAGGCAATGGCGGTTTCAATTCTTCACCGGCTCAACAAAACAACTTCAACAGTCAAAAACCACAGCAAGGTGGATTCACACCTAATCAAATGTACGGTAACGATGCAACTTCGTTTAACGAAGATGATCTACCATTCTAG
- a CDS encoding helix-turn-helix domain-containing protein: MAEDFKGVNYYLNTPAVVAHDNRLKPNAKLFFGEIYSLANVYGDVYISNAALAQRYELTVDAASRLISQLVKYGYITIELHYKEGTKQVIKRSIKVNPLPDK, from the coding sequence ATGGCGGAAGATTTTAAAGGTGTTAATTACTATCTAAACACGCCAGCAGTAGTAGCTCATGACAACCGATTGAAACCAAACGCAAAACTATTCTTTGGTGAAATTTACTCACTGGCTAATGTGTACGGTGACGTTTATATCAGTAATGCAGCACTTGCACAACGATACGAATTAACGGTTGATGCTGCTTCTAGGCTCATCAGTCAATTGGTGAAATATGGATACATCACGATTGAATTGCATTACAAGGAAGGCACTAAGCAAGTTATTAAACGCAGTATTAAGGTGAACCCCCTACCGGATAAATAG